In Halanaeroarchaeum sp. HSR-CO, one DNA window encodes the following:
- a CDS encoding enoyl-CoA hydratase/isomerase family protein codes for MTVSDDDGLRRITIDRPEARNALTLGMAADIADAIETAEPADHYAILLEGVGESFSAGGDVVAMQNRGTDVRAEFERIADTFGRVVEAAMTADVPIVAKVQGDAIGAGLSLVAVSDLAYASTDARFSVAFVRVGLVPDTGGSVLLPHLIGLRETKRLALTGEFFDGTEAADLGLVTDAVPADQLDDIVDDMLDTLADQPTRIVGLIREAIHGGIGRDWRSALEHENQIQAQARDTVEHAESVQAFVERWGLK; via the coding sequence ATCACCGTCTCCGACGACGACGGACTCCGTCGTATCACGATCGACCGGCCCGAAGCCCGGAACGCCCTTACGCTCGGGATGGCCGCCGACATCGCCGATGCTATCGAGACGGCCGAGCCAGCAGACCACTACGCGATCCTCCTCGAAGGCGTCGGCGAGTCCTTCTCCGCCGGTGGTGACGTCGTGGCGATGCAGAACAGAGGGACCGATGTCAGAGCGGAGTTCGAGCGGATCGCCGACACCTTCGGGCGAGTAGTCGAAGCAGCTATGACGGCAGACGTCCCCATCGTGGCGAAGGTGCAGGGCGACGCCATCGGGGCTGGACTCTCACTGGTCGCCGTCAGTGACCTCGCGTACGCGAGTACCGATGCCCGATTCAGCGTGGCCTTCGTCCGGGTCGGACTCGTCCCCGACACCGGTGGATCGGTCCTCCTGCCCCATCTCATCGGATTGCGTGAGACGAAACGGCTGGCGTTGACCGGCGAGTTCTTCGACGGTACCGAGGCCGCAGACCTCGGTCTCGTCACCGACGCCGTTCCCGCGGACCAACTCGACGATATCGTCGATGACATGCTCGATACGCTTGCGGACCAGCCCACGAGGATCGTGGGACTCATCAGAGAGGCTATTCACGGCGGGATCGGCCGTGACTGGCGGAGCGCACTGGAGCACGAGAACCAGATCCAGGCTCAGGCACGGGACACCGTAGAGCACGCTGAATCGGTTCAGGCGTTCGTCGAGCGATGGGGACTCAAGTGA
- a CDS encoding MFS transporter produces MSVERSWMGVGAVGGWQVVASATYYSVFAATAAVSAEFQASQYQIGILLAVMTLGYTLMLFPAGAIVDGYGDRITMVLGLGLLSLGALTIALAPSYEILLVAVFVLGASYASAMPATNQAIAARAPKGRYNLAIGVKQVGVTGGSAIASISVTNATRVGGTWRTAFFTVSLVAGIVAVGYLFRYRGIGGTGSMDFPDIRGLRANRTFVLLTAAGFFVGAGVFTTTGYMVPYLEDAGSSVELAGLALATMQISGSAGRIGVGELADRLPGSPEKGAFRMMLAQMGTAGALFIALPMAGVSTQFLLVAILGVSMLGVTGLYHGTLVRLVPDDETGAATAGGQTMINLGGLVAPPAFGLVVDSTGFQIGWRVLAAGSFLAVLFLALAIRSADDV; encoded by the coding sequence GTGTCGGTCGAACGGTCCTGGATGGGTGTCGGCGCCGTCGGCGGTTGGCAGGTCGTCGCCAGTGCAACCTATTATTCCGTGTTCGCCGCGACGGCGGCCGTCTCGGCGGAGTTCCAGGCCTCGCAGTACCAGATCGGCATCTTGCTGGCCGTGATGACGCTGGGCTATACGCTGATGTTGTTCCCTGCCGGCGCCATCGTCGACGGTTACGGTGATCGGATCACGATGGTTCTGGGCCTGGGATTGCTCTCGCTGGGTGCGCTGACCATCGCCTTGGCGCCCTCGTACGAGATCCTCCTCGTCGCGGTCTTCGTGCTCGGTGCCTCGTATGCAAGTGCGATGCCCGCAACCAATCAGGCCATCGCGGCCCGTGCACCGAAGGGCCGGTACAATCTGGCCATCGGCGTGAAACAGGTCGGTGTTACTGGCGGGAGTGCCATCGCGTCGATCTCCGTGACGAACGCCACCCGCGTCGGTGGAACCTGGCGAACGGCCTTTTTCACCGTCTCGCTGGTCGCGGGTATCGTCGCCGTCGGCTACCTGTTCCGGTACCGAGGCATCGGCGGGACCGGTTCGATGGATTTCCCGGATATCCGTGGCCTCCGGGCGAATAGAACGTTCGTCCTGTTGACCGCTGCCGGCTTCTTCGTCGGCGCCGGGGTGTTCACGACGACCGGATACATGGTCCCGTACCTGGAGGACGCCGGGTCGAGCGTCGAACTCGCGGGACTCGCGCTGGCGACCATGCAGATATCGGGGAGCGCCGGCCGCATCGGCGTTGGGGAACTCGCCGACCGACTGCCCGGATCGCCCGAGAAAGGAGCGTTTCGGATGATGCTCGCCCAGATGGGAACCGCGGGAGCGCTGTTCATCGCGCTTCCGATGGCAGGGGTGTCAACCCAGTTCCTGCTCGTCGCCATCCTCGGCGTTTCGATGCTCGGGGTTACCGGTCTGTATCACGGGACGCTGGTCCGACTGGTCCCCGACGACGAGACCGGTGCCGCGACGGCTGGGGGGCAGACGATGATCAACCTCGGTGGACTCGTCGCCCCGCCCGCGTTCGGTCTCGTTGTCGACTCGACCGGGTTTCAAATCGGATGGCGAGTGCTCGCCGCCGGGAGTTTTCTGGCAGTGCTGTTTCTGGCGCTCGCTATCCGGAGTGCCGACGACGTCTGA
- a CDS encoding Xaa-Pro peptidase family protein: MTQPYVDRTRRLQDRLASHDADGVVLTASPNLFYCTGFWETQMERHLLGFVAESGDPVLVAPSIYSGQLAEETWITDVRTYGDEDDPTSEIRDVAADLGLTDGHLLLDPTMWARFTHDLRSTLPDATFGLAEDAFASLRITKDATELDAIRRASTIADGVIEDLRRMGESILGTTESELATTIETMLSEGGGTEPAFDIIVGAGPNGASPHHHHSDRVIQPGDPVVLDFGTRVDHYPSDQTRTLMFGGTPPDGFDDAFEAVREAQEAAIRAIQPGITAGDVDDVARSIIEEHGYGDRFIHRTGHGVGLDVHEQPYIVGGNDLILEKGMVFSVEPGVYLDGEYGIRIEDLVAVTGTGSERLNTTDRGYRTTTQS, translated from the coding sequence ATGACACAGCCCTACGTCGACAGGACAAGACGGCTCCAGGACCGTCTCGCGTCGCACGACGCGGATGGAGTCGTTCTGACGGCGAGCCCGAACCTCTTCTATTGCACCGGATTCTGGGAGACGCAGATGGAACGACACCTCCTCGGTTTCGTCGCGGAGTCCGGCGATCCGGTGCTGGTGGCCCCCTCCATCTACAGCGGCCAACTCGCGGAAGAGACCTGGATAACGGACGTCAGAACCTACGGAGACGAGGACGACCCCACCAGCGAGATTCGGGATGTGGCCGCCGACCTCGGGTTGACGGATGGTCACCTCTTGCTCGACCCGACGATGTGGGCCCGCTTTACTCACGACCTTCGTTCGACACTCCCCGATGCCACGTTCGGCCTCGCCGAGGACGCGTTTGCCTCACTGCGGATCACGAAAGACGCCACCGAACTGGACGCGATTCGACGGGCGAGCACCATCGCAGACGGCGTGATCGAGGACCTGCGTCGGATGGGCGAGTCGATCCTCGGTACGACGGAATCCGAACTGGCGACGACCATCGAGACGATGCTCTCTGAGGGAGGGGGCACCGAACCAGCATTCGACATCATCGTCGGTGCCGGCCCCAATGGCGCCAGTCCACACCATCACCACAGCGACCGAGTGATCCAGCCCGGCGACCCGGTCGTCCTCGACTTCGGCACCCGCGTCGACCACTATCCGAGCGACCAGACCCGTACCCTGATGTTCGGTGGAACGCCGCCAGACGGATTCGACGACGCCTTCGAAGCCGTCCGCGAGGCCCAAGAAGCCGCGATTCGAGCCATCCAGCCCGGCATCACTGCCGGAGACGTCGACGACGTCGCCAGGTCGATCATCGAGGAACACGGGTACGGCGACCGATTCATCCATCGGACCGGCCACGGGGTGGGCCTCGACGTCCACGAGCAGCCGTACATCGTCGGGGGGAACGACCTGATCCTGGAAAAGGGGATGGTGTTTAGCGTCGAGCCGGGCGTCTATCTCGACGGCGAGTACGGTATCCGCATCGAGGACCTGGTGGCCGTCACCGGGACGGGCAGTGAGCGATTGAACACGACTGACCGTGGGTACCGGACGACAACGCAGTCGTAA
- a CDS encoding secondary thiamine-phosphate synthase enzyme YjbQ, producing the protein MTETFTVETEGTVSVTDVTDPVKKQIPLEVEAGLCTIHVPHTTAGVTVNEAESRLMTDIETAVSALFADERDYCHDEIDDNAVAHLQSMLLGSNVTVPITAGDLALGTWQSILLFDGDGPRTRTVSVTVVDRT; encoded by the coding sequence ATGACCGAGACGTTTACCGTCGAGACCGAGGGCACTGTATCGGTGACCGACGTCACCGACCCCGTGAAAAAGCAGATTCCCCTCGAGGTCGAAGCGGGACTCTGTACAATTCACGTTCCCCACACCACCGCCGGAGTCACCGTCAACGAAGCGGAGTCACGCCTGATGACCGACATCGAGACCGCAGTGTCCGCGTTGTTCGCTGACGAGCGAGACTACTGTCACGACGAGATAGACGACAACGCCGTCGCACACTTGCAGAGCATGCTCCTCGGGTCGAACGTGACGGTCCCGATCACCGCTGGGGACCTCGCCCTCGGAACCTGGCAGTCGATACTCCTCTTCGATGGCGACGGACCGCGGACCCGGACCGTCTCCGTCACGGTCGTCGACCGCACCTAG
- a CDS encoding phosphoglycolate phosphatase: MTTMVPPLAVDIDGTLSRADRSIDPRALDALREWPGPVVIATGKALPFPVALSQFIGIQARVIAENGGISIVDDELLVHGDRAAADAVVQEYEAAGYDLGWGSLDLANRWRETEIAVSLDSPLDPLTTIAEAHGLEVVDTGFAYHVKSPTVSKGRALVEVADRLDVDPASFLAIGDSENDVGMFETAGVSYAVGNADESAKRTADAVTDGSYADGFLEALEKASR; the protein is encoded by the coding sequence GTGACGACCATGGTTCCCCCGCTGGCCGTCGACATCGACGGCACGCTGAGTCGAGCAGATCGTTCTATCGACCCACGGGCCCTCGATGCGCTCAGAGAGTGGCCCGGTCCGGTCGTCATCGCCACCGGGAAGGCGCTCCCGTTCCCCGTCGCGTTGAGCCAGTTCATCGGGATCCAAGCGCGGGTCATCGCCGAGAACGGCGGCATCTCCATCGTCGACGACGAACTGCTCGTCCACGGCGACCGGGCGGCCGCGGACGCCGTGGTCCAGGAGTACGAAGCCGCGGGATACGACCTGGGCTGGGGGAGCCTGGACCTCGCGAACCGATGGCGCGAGACCGAGATCGCCGTCAGCCTCGATTCGCCGCTCGATCCGCTCACTACCATCGCCGAAGCCCACGGTCTCGAGGTCGTCGACACGGGATTCGCCTACCACGTCAAGTCCCCAACCGTGAGCAAGGGTCGGGCGCTCGTCGAAGTCGCCGACCGACTCGACGTCGACCCCGCGTCGTTCCTGGCCATCGGTGACTCCGAAAACGACGTCGGGATGTTCGAGACCGCCGGGGTTTCGTACGCCGTCGGGAACGCAGACGAATCGGCGAAACGTACGGCCGACGCCGTGACAGACGGCTCGTACGCCGATGGGTTCCTCGAGGCACTCGAGAAGGCCAGCCGCTGA
- a CDS encoding mechanosensitive ion channel family protein — protein sequence MSAPSSFGSLTVFDGITSTDGRLAVSVGIIVAAVVFSQLALPGLVSLGRRLVAATIVRGPVRNRVDRLAKWAPWWATERLLVQFFQAVLTVGTAIGVLLVWGQYDLVLGAVTALSLSVPVLGQIGITILLFILAWIAVDFLDSWLDHVTERSEQFSKHQEEIAFRVIQIVLFTGVSLGALTMWGIDLGGLLVGAGFLGIVVGIAAQQTLGSLLAGFVLMFSRPFEIGDWVQIGEEEGIVTDITIVNTRMENFDGEMVVLPNDTVSNSTLINRSMKGRLRLRVEVGIDYDADPEHAQDVAVDALSDVNQLLSVPRPVAVTSRLGDSAVVLELRFWIDKPSARRRAKATSAAVRAVKSAFEAENIKIPYPQRELTGRREAGGFRVIDKSSGADDR from the coding sequence ATGAGTGCCCCGTCGTCGTTCGGAAGTCTCACCGTCTTCGACGGTATCACGTCCACCGACGGCAGATTGGCGGTGAGTGTCGGCATCATCGTCGCTGCGGTCGTCTTCTCCCAACTGGCCCTCCCAGGGCTGGTGTCGCTGGGCAGACGTCTCGTCGCGGCCACTATCGTTCGAGGGCCCGTTCGGAACCGCGTCGACCGACTCGCGAAATGGGCCCCCTGGTGGGCGACCGAACGCCTCCTCGTTCAGTTCTTTCAGGCAGTCCTCACCGTCGGTACGGCAATCGGCGTCCTCCTGGTCTGGGGCCAATACGACCTCGTGCTCGGCGCGGTGACGGCCCTCTCACTTTCGGTACCGGTCCTCGGTCAGATCGGTATCACCATCCTGTTGTTCATCCTCGCGTGGATCGCGGTCGATTTCCTGGACTCGTGGCTCGATCACGTCACCGAGCGATCCGAGCAGTTCAGCAAACACCAGGAGGAGATCGCATTCAGAGTCATCCAGATCGTCCTTTTCACCGGGGTCTCTCTCGGTGCGCTCACGATGTGGGGAATCGACCTCGGCGGTCTCCTCGTCGGGGCCGGGTTCCTCGGTATCGTCGTCGGTATCGCTGCACAGCAGACGCTCGGGTCGTTGCTCGCCGGGTTCGTGTTGATGTTCTCGCGCCCCTTCGAGATCGGCGACTGGGTCCAGATCGGTGAAGAGGAGGGTATCGTGACGGACATCACCATCGTCAACACGCGCATGGAGAACTTCGACGGAGAAATGGTCGTCCTCCCGAACGACACGGTCAGTAATTCGACTCTCATCAACCGGTCGATGAAGGGACGCCTCCGGCTTCGAGTGGAGGTCGGCATCGATTACGACGCCGATCCCGAACACGCACAGGACGTCGCCGTCGATGCACTCTCGGACGTCAATCAACTCCTCTCGGTACCGCGCCCCGTCGCCGTGACGAGTCGGCTCGGCGATTCGGCGGTGGTTCTCGAACTACGGTTCTGGATCGATAAACCGAGTGCCCGCCGTCGGGCGAAGGCGACGAGCGCCGCCGTCAGGGCCGTAAAATCCGCGTTCGAGGCGGAGAACATCAAGATCCCGTATCCCCAGCGAGAACTCACCGGTCGCCGCGAGGCAGGTGGATTCCGCGTCATCGACAAATCGTCCGGCGCCGACGATCGGTGA
- a CDS encoding carbohydrate kinase family protein — protein sequence MRDIRDRLREAPTPTITVLPDGSVDRRSAVVDVEGNSLSRETVGTEIAGDAKTFLTEWHGVEAGGQSVNAARQVHELGASTTLVGHLDHPIFDALSFRTYSMGEPAEIHVYELSDGVTMFAAESTDISTWTFERFTSTVGPDADSLFAADAVLWTNWAAFPHGTAAITRLAKELPDDGHLVIDPGAVSTRPERDMVEFLDTLGSVPFEGDVVLSPNQREANLLVDALGERISDPDETAIALRDYADIDAVAIHAQTTATVATSSDFVEVPTVKDVEPTRHAGAGDRFSGAVAYGVALDWGWDETLTLGNACATHYLIHGRSGDREDLRSMNIEYGLG from the coding sequence ATGCGAGATATCCGAGACCGACTCCGGGAAGCACCGACCCCGACGATAACGGTCCTCCCGGACGGGAGCGTCGACCGACGGTCGGCGGTGGTCGACGTCGAGGGGAATTCACTCTCCCGTGAGACCGTCGGTACGGAGATAGCCGGCGACGCGAAGACCTTCCTGACCGAGTGGCACGGCGTCGAAGCGGGTGGTCAATCGGTCAATGCCGCCAGACAGGTCCACGAACTCGGAGCATCGACAACACTGGTGGGTCACCTGGACCATCCGATCTTCGATGCGTTATCCTTTCGGACTTACTCGATGGGCGAACCGGCCGAGATCCACGTGTACGAACTCTCGGACGGGGTAACGATGTTTGCAGCGGAGTCGACGGACATCTCCACGTGGACCTTCGAGCGGTTCACCAGTACCGTCGGGCCGGACGCGGACTCACTCTTCGCTGCGGACGCGGTGCTATGGACGAACTGGGCGGCGTTTCCCCATGGAACGGCCGCGATAACGCGTCTCGCGAAGGAACTACCCGACGATGGCCATCTGGTCATCGATCCTGGGGCCGTGTCGACCCGGCCAGAACGTGATATGGTGGAATTCCTCGACACCCTCGGTTCGGTTCCGTTCGAGGGTGACGTCGTGTTGAGTCCCAACCAGCGGGAAGCAAATCTGTTGGTGGACGCGTTGGGAGAGAGGATAAGCGATCCGGACGAGACCGCCATTGCACTGCGAGACTACGCCGACATCGATGCCGTCGCCATCCACGCGCAGACGACGGCCACCGTCGCAACCAGCAGTGACTTCGTCGAGGTACCGACCGTGAAAGACGTCGAACCGACCCGACACGCGGGCGCGGGAGATAGGTTCAGTGGGGCCGTCGCCTACGGAGTGGCACTCGATTGGGGCTGGGACGAGACGCTCACCCTCGGGAACGCCTGTGCGACGCATTACCTCATCCACGGCCGGAGTGGGGATCGCGAGGATCTCCGATCGATGAACATCGAGTACGGACTCGGGTAA
- the mobB gene encoding molybdopterin-guanine dinucleotide biosynthesis protein B, protein MAAVAITGYQNSGKTTLMERLVATLTDRGTVATVKSIHHDVEVDTPGKDTYRHRAAGADAVVGLTPSLSFQVRVEGTDDDRDPDDSLDRGLDLLGDEYDYVLAEGFKSVDVPKVLVGDIEESAVRGRILARVCDPETADLDVILTAIDELLNAQ, encoded by the coding sequence ATGGCCGCCGTCGCGATAACCGGGTACCAGAACAGCGGGAAGACAACGTTAATGGAACGACTCGTCGCTACCCTGACCGACCGAGGCACCGTCGCAACGGTGAAATCCATCCATCACGACGTCGAGGTGGACACGCCAGGCAAGGACACGTATCGCCACCGCGCAGCCGGGGCCGACGCCGTGGTCGGATTGACTCCGTCACTATCCTTTCAGGTACGGGTCGAGGGGACCGATGACGACCGCGACCCAGACGACAGCCTGGACCGTGGACTCGACCTCCTCGGCGACGAGTACGATTACGTCCTTGCCGAAGGATTCAAATCGGTAGACGTCCCGAAGGTCCTGGTAGGTGACATCGAAGAATCGGCCGTGAGGGGACGGATCCTCGCGAGGGTTTGTGATCCGGAAACCGCCGATCTCGACGTGATACTGACCGCCATCGACGAATTACTCAACGCCCAGTAA
- a CDS encoding NAD(P)/FAD-dependent oxidoreductase — MQRVDVAIVGGGPAGSSAAHTAADKGADAVVIEKGVPRADRDRLGPDSTDAAGFLDYWVDIADLDVEALPDDVILRVLDSAEFVGPNERVSIERTGIPSSYDEFGFTFHRARLDDYLRDRAVASGAEYRVGTGVKSVDTDLTGTPEHTLRLADGSEIVASQLILADGPQRQVTMPVLDQFLPAHRKASTVLNPRTANHIAYQEYREFPEELFDPASIVFWWGWMPGETAYPWVFPNEDTVARVGLTMPIGMDIDALDDRESYKLLHADDERIPNGRVYVRRLLEELYGDEYDIETDFPVVESGHGKTRGTETYPISSTQPVDSPTDANVAVVGGAMGATSAFHEGGDHVAMRTGKIAGRLAATDSLDRYNRSWKSAIGEEVRRNVAMASMVTGFSPDDWDEIIRTTGDILSYRDDGSLIGFSSATTGYDAFKLFVRYQWRRFGLRGDRCAQIREAEYSVR, encoded by the coding sequence ATGCAACGGGTGGACGTAGCCATCGTCGGCGGGGGACCCGCAGGGTCGTCCGCGGCCCACACGGCCGCTGACAAAGGCGCCGATGCGGTCGTCATCGAAAAGGGGGTCCCGCGCGCTGACCGAGACCGGCTGGGACCGGACTCGACCGATGCGGCTGGTTTCCTCGATTACTGGGTCGACATCGCAGACCTCGACGTCGAGGCATTGCCCGACGACGTCATCCTCAGGGTGCTCGACAGTGCCGAGTTCGTGGGACCGAACGAGCGCGTGTCGATCGAACGAACCGGTATCCCTTCTTCGTACGACGAGTTCGGGTTCACCTTCCACCGAGCTCGACTCGATGATTACCTGCGTGATCGAGCCGTCGCGTCGGGGGCGGAATACCGAGTGGGAACGGGTGTCAAATCCGTGGACACCGACCTGACCGGCACGCCGGAACATACCCTCCGTCTGGCCGACGGGTCCGAGATCGTCGCCTCACAGTTGATCCTCGCCGACGGACCACAGCGACAGGTCACGATGCCGGTCCTCGACCAGTTCCTTCCCGCGCACCGGAAGGCATCGACCGTGTTGAACCCCCGGACCGCCAATCACATCGCCTATCAGGAGTACCGGGAGTTCCCCGAGGAACTGTTCGACCCTGCGAGTATCGTCTTCTGGTGGGGGTGGATGCCGGGAGAGACGGCCTACCCCTGGGTATTCCCGAACGAAGACACCGTCGCCCGTGTCGGTCTGACGATGCCGATCGGAATGGACATCGACGCGCTTGACGACCGGGAATCGTACAAATTGTTGCACGCCGACGACGAGCGGATACCGAACGGTCGCGTGTACGTGCGCCGACTCCTCGAGGAACTCTACGGAGACGAGTACGACATCGAGACCGATTTTCCCGTCGTGGAATCGGGCCACGGCAAGACCAGGGGGACGGAGACCTATCCGATCTCCTCGACCCAGCCAGTCGATTCACCGACGGACGCGAACGTCGCCGTGGTCGGTGGTGCGATGGGTGCGACCTCGGCGTTCCACGAGGGCGGCGACCACGTCGCCATGCGAACCGGCAAGATCGCCGGTCGCCTCGCCGCGACCGATTCCCTCGACCGGTATAACCGGTCCTGGAAGTCGGCGATCGGCGAGGAGGTGCGCCGAAACGTCGCGATGGCGTCGATGGTCACCGGATTTTCCCCGGACGACTGGGACGAGATCATCCGCACGACGGGCGACATCCTCTCGTATCGGGACGACGGATCGCTGATCGGATTTTCGAGTGCGACGACCGGATACGACGCGTTCAAACTCTTCGTTCGCTATCAATGGCGTCGATTCGGCCTCCGTGGCGACAGATGTGCACAGATTCGAGAGGCCGAGTACAGCGTCAGATAG
- a CDS encoding helix-turn-helix domain-containing protein: protein MPESMSEYLSRDMQCEGLLECMHGLKTLDKEVFKSLTNAEEPLTVDEIADRVDRERSTAYRAVQRLLSAGFITKEQVNYEQGGYYHVYKPTDPDAIAEDMQRLLNDWYAKMGQLISEFRTKYDGETPPPIER from the coding sequence ATGCCCGAATCGATGAGCGAATATCTCTCGCGGGATATGCAGTGTGAGGGATTACTTGAGTGTATGCACGGTCTGAAGACACTCGATAAGGAGGTCTTCAAGTCACTGACGAACGCCGAGGAACCCCTCACCGTCGACGAAATTGCAGACCGTGTCGACCGCGAGCGTTCGACGGCCTATCGCGCGGTCCAGCGACTCCTTTCTGCAGGGTTCATCACCAAAGAACAGGTCAACTACGAACAGGGCGGCTACTATCACGTCTACAAACCGACCGACCCGGACGCCATCGCCGAAGACATGCAACGACTGCTCAACGACTGGTACGCGAAGATGGGCCAACTCATCTCGGAGTTCCGCACGAAGTACGACGGCGAAACGCCGCCACCCATCGAACGGTGA
- a CDS encoding DsrE/DsrF/DrsH-like family protein, translated as MTDDEPSVEELEAQIEALEAKVDGLAIENEEDGTTKMTIVAVSGTLDMAYPTLILSSIAGAFDWDVTVFASFWALDMLHEDKHEDLKMSSVGNPAMPIPNLLAVLPGMDAATTWMMRKQIDEVGTDTVPELIERAMAVGVEFQACQMTMDLMDYEDDDFIEGVTTGVGAAHALRNMAKSDVQLLV; from the coding sequence ATGACCGACGACGAACCGTCTGTCGAGGAACTCGAAGCACAGATCGAGGCCCTCGAAGCCAAGGTCGATGGACTGGCGATCGAAAACGAGGAGGATGGGACGACGAAGATGACAATCGTCGCCGTCAGCGGGACCCTCGATATGGCGTATCCGACGCTCATATTGAGCAGTATTGCCGGTGCCTTCGACTGGGACGTGACGGTCTTCGCCTCCTTCTGGGCGCTCGACATGCTCCACGAGGACAAACACGAGGATCTCAAGATGTCCTCGGTCGGCAATCCGGCGATGCCTATCCCGAACCTGCTGGCCGTCCTCCCGGGAATGGACGCCGCGACGACCTGGATGATGCGAAAGCAGATCGACGAGGTCGGCACCGACACCGTTCCGGAACTCATCGAGCGGGCGATGGCCGTCGGCGTGGAGTTCCAGGCCTGCCAGATGACGATGGATCTCATGGACTACGAGGACGACGACTTCATCGAGGGCGTGACAACCGGCGTCGGGGCCGCCCACGCCCTCCGTAACATGGCCAAATCGGACGTCCAGTTACTCGTGTAA
- a CDS encoding TIGR00725 family protein codes for MRVSVIGGSTVDEETYESARTLGNRLADRGHTVLCGGLTGVMEATARGVAERGGSTIGILPGADREAANPYVDTVIATGLGNARNVLIALNGDAVVAVDGGPGTLSEIGHALDFGKPIAGLNTHDLPGIEHVETPEEAVQYVETTVEMD; via the coding sequence ATGCGCGTCAGCGTTATCGGCGGTTCGACGGTCGACGAGGAAACGTACGAGTCCGCTCGAACACTCGGCAACCGACTCGCGGATCGTGGTCACACCGTCCTCTGTGGCGGTCTCACGGGTGTGATGGAGGCGACCGCACGTGGGGTCGCCGAACGGGGCGGCTCGACGATCGGCATCCTCCCCGGAGCGGATAGGGAAGCAGCGAACCCCTACGTCGATACCGTCATCGCGACGGGACTGGGAAATGCACGAAACGTCCTGATCGCGCTCAACGGCGACGCCGTGGTCGCCGTCGACGGCGGCCCGGGAACGCTCTCCGAAATTGGTCACGCACTGGATTTCGGGAAACCCATCGCGGGTCTGAACACGCACGACCTTCCGGGGATCGAACACGTCGAGACCCCCGAGGAGGCGGTGCAATACGTCGAGACGACCGTCGAGATGGACTGA